One part of the Candidatus Aquiluna sp. UB-MaderosW2red genome encodes these proteins:
- a CDS encoding C40 family peptidase, whose product MRTLITMMSAMGLMATFALPSYGFDPETTALSGLAHDNTMVDISAPSQGLSVAAVRAVEFSRGDYQEADASQFEVKAVSRVAYTGPRAEDYVANPRFTSVTSASIMKAAAELVGTPYVYGGSTPSGFDCSGYVLFVYSQFGLDLPHSVYQQSRIAVKVPLADAVPGDIVTFNDYSHNGIYAGNGNFYHSPQPGDRVKLAPIFTDRFYITRFVEISN is encoded by the coding sequence TTGAGGACTCTGATTACCATGATGTCGGCAATGGGACTAATGGCTACTTTTGCTCTTCCTTCTTACGGTTTTGATCCAGAAACAACCGCTCTAAGTGGCCTAGCCCACGACAACACGATGGTTGACATCTCTGCCCCTTCACAGGGGCTTTCTGTTGCCGCGGTTAGGGCAGTCGAGTTTTCTCGGGGAGACTATCAAGAAGCGGATGCAAGTCAGTTTGAGGTTAAAGCCGTGAGCAGAGTGGCTTACACGGGTCCCCGAGCTGAGGATTATGTAGCCAACCCAAGATTCACGAGTGTCACTTCCGCGAGCATAATGAAAGCTGCGGCTGAGTTGGTTGGTACTCCTTATGTTTACGGCGGTTCTACTCCTTCCGGCTTCGACTGCTCGGGCTACGTGCTTTTTGTTTACTCTCAGTTTGGGTTGGACCTTCCCCATAGCGTCTACCAGCAGTCCAGGATCGCAGTCAAGGTTCCCTTGGCGGATGCGGTTCCTGGCGACATTGTGACCTTTAATGACTACAGCCACAACGGTATTTACGCAGGCAACGGTAATTTCTACCATTCCCCACAGCCGGGTGACCGCGTGAAACTGGCACCGATCTTCACCGACCGCTTCTACATAACTCGATTTGTCGAAATCTCAAACTAA
- the serC gene encoding phosphoserine transaminase: MANIKIPANLLPQDGRFGCGPSKVRSAQLENFLTKGAALLGTSHRQLPVKNLVGDIRSGLMGLFRAPAGYEIILGNGGSTAFWDAAAFGLAENKAQALVHGEFGSKFASALTTPWLQAPSIQKAEPGSRSALTAEAGVDLYVYPQNETSTGVVAPVRRTAGVDSGALHLTDATSAAGGIDFDAHETDVYYFAPQKNFASDGGLWLALVSPAAIERIEKIAESDRYIPEFLSLKAALDNSRLNQTLNTPSIATLFMLEDQVGWINQSGGLKWADARTKESSDLLYDWAQASSVANAFVENPEHRSQVVVTIDFAESIDASVISKTLRDNGVVDVEPYRKLGKNQLRVATFVSVEPSDIQALLASIDYVLGEM, from the coding sequence ATGGCAAACATCAAGATTCCAGCAAATCTTCTTCCCCAAGACGGCAGGTTCGGTTGCGGACCCTCGAAGGTGCGCAGCGCTCAGTTAGAAAACTTTTTGACAAAGGGGGCTGCCCTTTTGGGTACCAGCCACCGCCAGCTACCGGTAAAAAACCTGGTCGGGGATATTCGCTCGGGCCTGATGGGCTTATTTCGAGCTCCGGCGGGGTACGAAATCATTCTGGGAAACGGTGGCTCGACGGCGTTTTGGGATGCGGCCGCTTTTGGTCTCGCGGAGAATAAAGCACAAGCCCTAGTTCACGGAGAATTTGGATCCAAGTTCGCCAGTGCACTCACTACCCCTTGGCTCCAAGCGCCGAGTATTCAAAAGGCTGAGCCCGGCTCAAGAAGTGCCCTGACTGCTGAAGCTGGTGTGGATCTTTATGTTTACCCGCAGAATGAAACCTCAACAGGAGTTGTTGCCCCGGTAAGAAGAACTGCGGGTGTTGACTCGGGAGCTTTGCACCTAACCGATGCGACCAGCGCTGCCGGGGGAATTGATTTTGATGCGCATGAAACTGATGTTTATTATTTCGCCCCACAAAAAAACTTCGCTTCCGATGGCGGGCTTTGGTTGGCCCTGGTCTCCCCAGCAGCAATTGAGCGCATCGAAAAAATAGCCGAAAGTGACCGCTACATCCCAGAGTTTCTCAGCCTAAAAGCCGCTCTGGACAACTCGAGGTTGAATCAAACTCTGAACACTCCGTCGATTGCGACCCTTTTCATGCTGGAAGACCAGGTGGGCTGGATCAATCAATCCGGTGGTCTGAAATGGGCGGATGCTCGCACAAAAGAATCTTCCGACCTCCTCTACGACTGGGCCCAAGCCTCCAGCGTTGCCAACGCCTTTGTTGAAAACCCGGAGCATCGTTCGCAAGTCGTCGTAACCATTGATTTTGCTGAATCAATTGATGCTTCTGTTATTTCTAAAACTCTGAGAGACAATGGAGTTGTGGATGTTGAGCCCTATCGAAAGCTCGGAAAAAACCAGCTGAGGGTTGCCACCTTCGTCTCGGTTGAGCCAAGCGACATTCAGGCACTGCTTGCTTCAATCGATTATGTGTTGGGAGAGATGTGA
- a CDS encoding metal-dependent transcriptional regulator: MTDLIDTTEMYLKAIFELEEEGITPMRARIAERLEHSGPTVSQTVARMERDGLLSLGDDKHLEFTDVGRLTATEVMRKHRLAERLLIDVIGLEWELVHDEACRWEHVMSENVERKLIELLDQPRISPFGMPVPGLELLGLQSSEPQPCNAISALETGTYQLVRIGEPLQIDSAFLLQLWDLGLTPGEHVTIDKSAAGWLITGLGRNEGLIVDGSVAAHLFAAVIQN; this comes from the coding sequence GTGACAGACCTGATCGACACCACTGAGATGTATCTCAAGGCAATCTTCGAGCTAGAAGAAGAGGGCATCACGCCGATGCGAGCTCGCATTGCCGAGCGCTTGGAGCATTCTGGCCCAACCGTTTCGCAAACGGTGGCTCGTATGGAGCGCGATGGCCTACTGAGTCTTGGTGATGATAAGCACCTTGAATTCACTGATGTTGGCCGTCTCACCGCCACCGAGGTGATGCGCAAACATCGTTTGGCCGAGCGGCTATTGATTGATGTGATCGGTCTCGAGTGGGAATTAGTCCATGATGAGGCTTGTCGTTGGGAACACGTGATGAGCGAGAACGTAGAGCGTAAGCTCATCGAACTTTTGGATCAACCCAGGATCTCACCATTTGGCATGCCGGTGCCTGGACTCGAGTTATTGGGGCTCCAAAGCTCCGAACCACAGCCCTGTAATGCGATAAGTGCCCTTGAAACTGGGACTTATCAGCTGGTCCGGATCGGAGAGCCGCTGCAAATCGACTCTGCTTTTTTATTGCAACTATGGGATCTGGGCTTGACCCCGGGTGAACATGTAACCATTGATAAAAGCGCTGCAGGCTGGCTAATCACCGGATTAGGGCGCAACGAAGGTTTGATTGTGGACGGGTCTGTCGCCGCCCACTTATTTGCAGCGGTTATTCAGAACTAG
- a CDS encoding HNH endonuclease — protein sequence MRTLVLNAGYEPLAVVSFKRALILVLNQKATILAGADDKVVHSATRSFDLPTVILLQRYVRIPNSRRVPVSRRGVLRRDDFRCGYCQKPADTVDHVVPKSRGGKDTWDNLVACCLKCNNQKSNKTPKEMGWELKVKPKMPSGLIWSVRGVDKNEPQWEEFLAMQPQAA from the coding sequence TTGCGCACATTAGTTCTAAACGCTGGCTACGAGCCTTTGGCCGTGGTGTCTTTTAAGCGTGCCCTGATTCTGGTGTTAAACCAGAAGGCCACCATATTGGCTGGCGCCGATGACAAAGTGGTTCACAGTGCCACTCGGTCTTTTGATTTACCAACAGTCATCTTGCTTCAGCGCTATGTGAGAATTCCAAACTCAAGACGGGTTCCGGTCTCTCGCCGAGGGGTTTTGCGGCGCGATGATTTTCGTTGCGGCTACTGCCAAAAACCCGCAGACACCGTGGATCACGTGGTTCCAAAATCCCGCGGCGGTAAAGACACCTGGGACAACCTGGTGGCATGTTGTCTCAAGTGCAATAACCAAAAATCCAATAAGACCCCTAAGGAGATGGGCTGGGAGCTGAAAGTAAAGCCCAAGATGCCGAGTGGGTTGATTTGGAGCGTTCGCGGGGTGGACAAAAACGAACCGCAGTGGGAAGAGTTTCTTGCAATGCAACCCCAGGCCGCTTAG